From Pagrus major chromosome 2, Pma_NU_1.0, one genomic window encodes:
- the ttc36 gene encoding tetratricopeptide repeat protein 36, giving the protein MASAHDRAVLQAIFNPSTPFGDIPGLNQEEELIDDDSGFDTELLKQVKELETQGVSAAEAGDLQAALQLFSQAIQILPQRASAYNNRAQTLRLQGNTAGALEDLDRAISLSGGRGRTACQGLVQRGLLRRLACQDDEARADFEKAAALGSEFARQQAVSLNPYAALCNKMLSQVINKLRNPEMQELI; this is encoded by the exons ATGGCCTCGGCACATGACAGAGCTGTACTCCAAGCTATATTCAACCCCAGCACCCCCTTTGGAGACATCCCTGGCCTGAACCAAGAGGAGGAATTAATTGATGATG ACAGTGGCTTTGACACGGAGTTGCTGAAGCAAGTGAAAGAGTTGGAGACGCAGGgtgtctctgcagcagaggcTGGGGATTTGCAAGCTGCACTTCAACTGTTCAGCCAGGCAATCCAGATCCTGCCTCAGCGAGCCTCAGCCTATAACAACCGGGCACAGACCCTGCGGCTGCAGGGAAACACAGCAG gaGCGCTGGAGGACCTGGACCGAGCCATCTCTCTGAGCGGTGGCAGAGGACGGACAGCCTGCCAGGGGCTGGTGCAGAGGGGCCTTTTACGTAGATTAGCATGCCAGGATGATGAAGCCAGAGCAGATTTTGAGAAAGCAGCTGCACTCGGAAGTGAATTTGCTCGACAACAGGCTGTGTCTCTCAATCCGTATGCAGCCCTGTGCAACAAAATGCTATCGCAGGTGATCAACAAGCTACGCAACCCAGAGATGCAGGAGTTAATCTAG